Within the Pseudomonas fulva genome, the region GGGGCCTGCACCCGGGGCCGACGCTGTTCGTCGAGCAGCACGACTTCGTCTGGGGCCTGATCGCCAGCATGTACCTGGGCAACGTGGTGAGCCTGATCGTGGTGCTGGCCACGGTGCCGCTGTTCGCCTCGATCCTGCGCATTCCGTTCTCGATCATCGCGCCGATCATCATCATGGTCTGCTCGATCGGCGCCTACTCGGTGCACAACTCGATGTTCGACGTTGGCCTGATGCTGATCTTCGGTGCCCTGGGTTACCTGTTCAAGAAGCTCGGCTACCCCATCGCCCCGCTGATCCTCGCTGCGGTGCTGGGCGACAAGGCCGAGGACGCGTTCCGCCAGTCGATGCTGTTCTCCGACGGGCAACTGTCGATCTTCTGGTCCAACCCGCTGGTCGGCAGCCTGACCACCGCGGCGCTGTTGATGCTGTTCTGGCCGCTGCTGGCCCGCGGCCTCAAGGCACTGTTCGGCGCACGCCAGGGGCAGGCGCGTCATGTCTCGTAATCGCCAGCAGGCCGGGCTGTTCCTCGCCACGGCCACGGGGCGCTCGCTGATGACTGGCGAGCGTCGCGATTTCTTGTCACCCTTGGCCGATTCCCCTGCCACGAGCCGCGCCATGTCCCGCATTCCTGACGCCAGCATCATCCACAGCCGCCTGCGTTTGCGGCAGTTGCGCCTGATGCTGGCCCTGCAGGAATTCGGCTCGCTGCGCCGGGCCGCCGAGGAGATCGGCATGACTCAACCGGCGGCGACCAAGATGCTTCACGAGGCGGAGAGCCTGCTTGGCGTCGAGCTGTTCGAGCGCCTGCCGCGCGGCATGCGCGCCACGGCGTTCGGTGAAACGGCGATCTACTACGCGAAGATGATCTTCGCCGAGCTGTCGGGCATGCGCGAGGAATTCGCCGCGCTGGAGTCGGGCAACCTCGGTCGGGTCACCATCGGCGCCATTCCGGCCCTGGCCTCGGGGCTGCTGACGCGCACCATCGCCACCCTCAAGCAGAGCCACCCAAGGCTGTCGATGAGCATCCAGGTCGACACCAGCGACGTGCTGGTGCAGGCCCTGCAGCAGGACCAGCTGGACGTGGTGCTTGGACGGATTCCCGATGGCGCGCGGGCCGACGACCTGTTGTTCGACAGCCTTGGCGAGGAAACCCTGTGCGTGGTGGCCGGCGCCCAGCACCCCATGGCCGGCGCCAGCGAGCTGACCTGGCATGAGTTGCAGGACCTGACCTGGGTGCTGCAGCAACACCCCAGCCCGATGCGCACCATCATCAACCAGGCGTTTCACAATGCGCGGGTCGACATTCCCAGCAGCATCGTCGAAACCACCTCGATCATGACCCTGCTGTCGCTATTGCAGCAGACCGACATGATCGGCGTGACTCCGGTATCGGTGATCAGCGACTACCCCGGCAAGCACCTGCTCAAGGTACTGC harbors:
- a CDS encoding LysR family transcriptional regulator produces the protein MSRIPDASIIHSRLRLRQLRLMLALQEFGSLRRAAEEIGMTQPAATKMLHEAESLLGVELFERLPRGMRATAFGETAIYYAKMIFAELSGMREEFAALESGNLGRVTIGAIPALASGLLTRTIATLKQSHPRLSMSIQVDTSDVLVQALQQDQLDVVLGRIPDGARADDLLFDSLGEETLCVVAGAQHPMAGASELTWHELQDLTWVLQQHPSPMRTIINQAFHNARVDIPSSIVETTSIMTLLSLLQQTDMIGVTPVSVISDYPGKHLLKVLPITFEPRLPPYGLITRRHRIQSSAMQAFIDAVKDEHATA